Within Oscillatoria salina IIICB1, the genomic segment CTCGCAATACTGGCAAAGGCTAACATTTTCTGCCAAATATCATTATCCTGCCAAGCTTCATCGATAGGAATCAACAAAGCCAAAATCATCGCAATCAAAACTAAATTCACAACCTTCTCCTCCGTCGTACTCGGTGGACTTGGTACCAACCGTCTTCGTGGTATTTCAGAACAATCGTCTTTGGTGTAAAGGTAATCAGAAAAATATCGAGAAAAATCAGTCCGGGAGTTCGTTGGGGTTTAACCCGTTCCATCACAACATCTTCGTATTTATGCGGGCGAAAGATGATTTCAAAAGCCTCAGCATAAGCTTGGGGAATCGCCACAATCACCTCACCCAAAACCCGCAGCCAATCCTGTAAAGACTCCGGGGCTTTATTCCGACCGGGTAATAAAAATGCTACGGCAACGCCGATAATAATATTAGCAATACTAAAATTTGCCGTGAGCAGAAACCAAATTGTCAGTCGCAATATTAGATTCAAATGCCCAATCATGCCAACACCATCCAAAATAGTAAAATCGACATCAAACTCATCGCACCGATTAAATGGTCAAAATTTTCTAAAGCCCGGGGCAATTTAAGGGTAATGCGTCGAATGATGAAGAAATATGCTAACCAGCCTAGAGCAATTTTTACCAAAGCTTTTGTAATATTTACTACGGTATAAGCTTCAACGTAAACAGCATTAGCGACAATT encodes:
- a CDS encoding Na+/H+ antiporter subunit E, coding for MIGHLNLILRLTIWFLLTANFSIANIIIGVAVAFLLPGRNKAPESLQDWLRVLGEVIVAIPQAYAEAFEIIFRPHKYEDVVMERVKPQRTPGLIFLDIFLITFTPKTIVLKYHEDGWYQVHRVRRRRRL